A single region of the Lates calcarifer isolate ASB-BC8 linkage group LG3, TLL_Latcal_v3, whole genome shotgun sequence genome encodes:
- the evx1 gene encoding homeobox even-skipped homolog protein 1 has protein sequence MESREEMVMLAEGGQLGKSGSNLSEAVGNPAREPQGKPSHRGCLSPGAAPYSRDRGELATEESARRNMCADMRPVGTSSSGERHRTDHHHKDGSSSDTESDFYEEIDVSCTPESMDYPTAKGRNGDSPGHPSDTGADPGKTVPGQGSLSYAADQIRRYRTAFTREQIARLEKEFYRENYVSRPRRCELAAALNLPETTIKVWFQNRRMKDKRQRLAMTWPHPADPAFYTYMMSHAAATGNLPYPFPSHLPLPYYSHLGVGAGSAPAAAATPFSNPLRSLDSFRMLSHPYQRPELLCAFRHPSLYPGPTHGLGPGGSPCSCLACHSSQTNGISTRPSGSDFACSPTSRTDAFVTFTPSVLSKSSSVTLDQREEVPLTR, from the exons AtggaaagcagagaggagatggtGATGCTGGCGGAGGGAGGTCAGCTTGGCAAGAGCGGCTCGAATTTGTCGGAAGCCGTCGGGAACCCCGCGCGAGAACCGCAGGGGAAGCCGAGCCACAGGGGCTGCCTGAGCCCCGGCGCTGCGCCTTACTCCCGGGACAGGGGCGAGCTGGCGACGGAGGAGAGTGCACGGAGGAATATGTGTGCCGACATGAGGCCGGTTGGCACGTCCTCCTCCGGAGAGAGGCACCGGACTGATCACCACCACAAAGACGGCAGCAGCTCAGACACCGAGTCGGACTTCTACGAGGAAATTGATGTCAGCTGCACCCCTGAAAGCATGGACTACCCGACAGCCAAAGGTAG AAATGGAGATTCTCCGGGTCACCCGAGTGATACCGGTGCTGACCCGGGTAAAACCGTCCCGGGTCAGGGCTCTCTGTCCTACGCAGCGGACCAGATTCGCCGGTACCGGACGGCGTTCACCCGGGAGCAGATAGCACGGCTGGAGAAGGAATTTTACCGGGAGAACTACGTGTCCAGGCCGCGGAGATGCGAACTGGCGGCCGCCTTAAATCTACCTGAAACCACCATCAAG GTGTGGTTTCAGAACCGCAGGATGAAAGACAAGCGCCAGCGCCTGGCCATGACGTGGCCTCACCCCGCCGACCCGGCCTTCTACACCTACATGATGAGCCACGCGGCGGCCACGGGGAACCTGCCCTACCCCTTCCCGTCCCACCTGCCGCTACCTTACTACTCCCACCTGGGTGTCGGAGCCGGCTCGGCTCCGGCGGCGGCCGCTACCCCTTTCTCCAACCCACTGCGCTCCCTCGACAGTTTCCGGATGCTGTCCCACCCATACCAGAGGCCCGAGCTCCTGTGCGCCTTCAGGCACCCGTCCCTGTACCCGGGTCCGACCCACGGCCTCGGTCCCGGGGGAAGCCCTTGCTCCTGCCTGGCCTGTCACTCCAGTCAAACCAACGGTATCTCAACCAGGCCCTCCGGCTCGGACTTCGCTTGCTCCCCAACTAGCAGGACTGACGCTTTTGTCACTTTCACGCCTTCAGTGCTCAGCAAATCCTCATCTGTGACATTAGACCAGAGGGAAGAAGTGCCTCTGACcagataa